One window of Sediminispirochaeta bajacaliforniensis DSM 16054 genomic DNA carries:
- a CDS encoding branched-chain amino acid ABC transporter permease, which translates to MKAIMEVFANRKYQHILGVIVIGCVLLFPIAFSEHIFTQLLLCTLGIYMIVNTGFDILFGFSGQISLGQAGFYAIGAYCSALLSKAGMPVFFSMIIAASIAALVGYFLALPCAKLMHHFLAMVTIGFGEIVRLLAVNCGWLTGGVDGITRIPPLRIFHYELTSYSAYLYFVLAMVLLALFVKLRIGNSRVGRAMLAIKDNQDASEAFGLKLSKYKATAFTIASFYAGFGGALYAHLIRFISPESFTADQSSMFLVMLLIGGMGTFLGPLIGSTLMLAVSEFLQQFGQLQMMIYGLLIVVVLLVMPNGIAGTLKNKYYQVLSRLPVRPVTDTNGR; encoded by the coding sequence ATGAAAGCAATTATGGAAGTATTTGCAAATAGGAAGTACCAACACATTTTAGGTGTAATCGTAATCGGATGTGTTCTTCTTTTCCCTATAGCTTTTTCTGAACACATTTTTACGCAATTACTGCTTTGTACGTTAGGTATTTATATGATAGTCAACACCGGTTTTGATATTTTATTTGGCTTTTCAGGACAGATTTCTCTCGGTCAAGCTGGCTTCTATGCTATTGGAGCTTATTGCTCTGCACTACTAAGTAAAGCAGGTATGCCCGTCTTCTTTTCAATGATTATAGCTGCTTCTATTGCGGCACTTGTCGGATATTTTTTGGCATTACCCTGTGCAAAATTAATGCATCATTTTCTGGCCATGGTTACAATAGGTTTCGGAGAGATCGTTCGTCTACTTGCCGTTAATTGTGGTTGGCTTACTGGTGGTGTAGATGGAATAACGAGAATTCCTCCTCTTAGAATTTTTCACTATGAACTTACATCATATTCTGCATACCTTTATTTCGTTCTTGCAATGGTTTTGTTGGCTCTCTTTGTCAAGTTACGCATTGGCAATTCTCGAGTTGGTCGGGCCATGCTGGCAATCAAAGACAATCAGGATGCTAGCGAAGCCTTTGGTCTAAAGCTTTCAAAGTACAAGGCTACGGCTTTCACCATTGCTTCTTTTTATGCTGGTTTCGGAGGAGCATTATATGCTCATCTTATCAGATTTATAAGTCCGGAGTCTTTTACCGCAGATCAATCCTCAATGTTCTTGGTTATGCTACTAATAGGAGGAATGGGAACTTTTTTAGGCCCTCTTATCGGATCGACACTTATGCTGGCTGTCTCGGAGTTTCTGCAACAATTCGGACAACTTCAGATGATGATCTACGGCTTGCTTATCGTTGTTGTTTTACTTGTTATGCCGAATGGGATCGCCGGTACCCTGAAAAATAAATATTATCAGGTGCTGAGTCGCCTACCTGTGCGGCCTGTGACGGATACGAATGGACGATGA
- a CDS encoding ABC transporter ATP-binding protein, whose translation MKLLEIKNVTMQFGGLKALNDLNMCIEQGEIHGLIGPNGSGKTTCFNVISGVYRPTEGEIFLDGKKITGKKKHEINKLGIARTFQHISLFKNMSVLENVMVGQHCRTSSGIFPAIFHTRSERQEEEKIIAKAYKLLDLTHLDNRAGELASNLPYGEQRLLEIARGLASGPKMMMLDEASAGMNSVEKDALISIIHAIRGMGITILMIEHDMKLAMNLSDKITVLDHGAMIAEGLPNDIQKNSQVIEAYLGKGEVQHAKHAGN comes from the coding sequence ATGAAATTATTAGAAATCAAGAATGTTACTATGCAGTTCGGAGGTTTAAAAGCACTTAATGATCTGAATATGTGCATAGAACAAGGTGAAATACACGGATTAATCGGTCCGAACGGTTCGGGAAAAACAACATGCTTTAATGTAATAAGCGGGGTTTATCGACCTACTGAAGGAGAGATTTTTTTAGACGGAAAGAAAATTACAGGTAAGAAAAAACATGAAATAAATAAATTAGGAATTGCACGTACTTTTCAACATATTAGTCTGTTTAAAAATATGTCTGTACTGGAAAATGTAATGGTTGGACAACATTGTCGTACATCGAGTGGTATTTTCCCGGCAATTTTTCATACACGTTCAGAACGGCAGGAAGAGGAAAAGATCATTGCAAAAGCATATAAATTACTTGATTTGACACATCTGGATAATAGGGCAGGGGAACTTGCCAGCAATCTGCCATATGGCGAACAGCGATTATTGGAAATTGCCCGTGGTCTGGCGAGTGGTCCGAAAATGATGATGCTGGATGAAGCTTCTGCCGGAATGAATTCGGTTGAAAAAGATGCATTAATCTCGATTATCCATGCTATCCGTGGAATGGGGATTACCATTCTTATGATAGAACATGATATGAAGTTGGCGATGAATTTGTCGGATAAAATTACTGTATTAGATCATGGTGCTATGATTGCCGAAGGCCTACCAAATGATATTCAGAAAAATTCTCAAGTGATTGAAGCCTATCTTGGAAAGGGAGAGGTGCAACATGCAAAGCATGCTGGAAATTGA